In one Candidatus Planktophila vernalis genomic region, the following are encoded:
- a CDS encoding 5-formyltetrahydrofolate cyclo-ligase has protein sequence MNQNTLKKQLRDRYRRERVQKFIPTNFNVILKAPEIVSATTICSYFSYAQEPSTDEINKAFLADGKRLLLPRVNGLIIEWVQWDGNPTNLKTTKNLTEPTGPAVTDTSDVGAVITPALRIDQEGYRMGQGGGFYDRALPTLPGWKIGLVHAGELTSETLPRESHDIPLDAAATPSLIVRFKR, from the coding sequence ATGAATCAGAACACACTCAAGAAGCAGTTGCGAGATCGCTATCGCCGTGAACGGGTTCAAAAGTTCATTCCTACCAATTTCAATGTAATTCTGAAAGCTCCAGAAATAGTCAGTGCCACAACAATTTGCTCATACTTTTCATATGCCCAAGAACCCAGCACAGATGAAATCAACAAAGCATTCTTGGCAGATGGCAAAAGACTTTTACTCCCCCGAGTCAATGGATTAATCATTGAATGGGTTCAATGGGATGGAAATCCAACAAATTTGAAGACCACCAAAAACCTGACTGAACCAACTGGACCAGCTGTTACAGACACGAGTGATGTTGGTGCAGTGATCACACCTGCACTTCGAATTGATCAAGAGGGTTATCGAATGGGTCAAGGCGGAGGGTTTTATGATCGCGCATTACCAACTTTGCCTGGTTGGAAGATTGGTTTAGTTCATGCAGGTGAATTAACGAGTGAAACTTTGCCTCGAGAATCTCATGACATACCGCTAGATGCTGCAGCAACACCTTCACTCATCGTCAGATTTAAGCGTTAG
- a CDS encoding acyl-CoA dehydrogenase family protein yields MENLFDIPSEYKDLRASVRALAEKEIAPFAKAVDEDHRFPQEAADALQKAGLAAAHVPTEFGGDGADALAVVIIIEEVARVCGASSLIPAVNKLGSLPLMLGGNKDQKQRWLSQLAQGKGFSYCLSESDAGSDASALRTKVERDGDGWILNGSKKWISNAGISEFYTVIAQGDASLGSKGITAFVVEKSDPGVSFGAPEKKMGFRGSPTREVYFDNVKLADDRRISEIGEGFALAMNTLDHTRITIAAQALGLAQGALDVATKYSHERKQFGKEIFDFQGVQFMLADMAMNIEAARQLTYVAASKSESNEKDLRFFSAASKCFASDVAMKVTTDAVQILGGYGYVSDYPVERMMRDAKLTQIYEGTNQIQRIVMARNLPNA; encoded by the coding sequence ATGGAAAACTTATTTGATATTCCCAGCGAATATAAAGATCTTCGTGCCAGCGTTCGCGCTTTGGCAGAAAAGGAAATTGCTCCTTTTGCAAAAGCTGTTGATGAAGATCATCGCTTCCCACAAGAGGCAGCAGATGCGTTACAAAAGGCAGGTCTAGCTGCAGCCCATGTTCCAACTGAATTCGGTGGAGATGGTGCAGATGCACTTGCTGTTGTAATAATCATTGAAGAAGTTGCACGTGTTTGCGGCGCTTCATCACTTATTCCAGCAGTTAACAAACTTGGTTCACTTCCATTGATGCTGGGTGGAAATAAAGATCAGAAGCAACGCTGGTTATCACAACTGGCACAAGGTAAAGGTTTTTCATATTGCTTATCTGAATCTGATGCAGGCTCTGATGCATCTGCCCTTCGCACAAAGGTTGAGCGCGATGGAGATGGATGGATTCTCAATGGAAGCAAGAAGTGGATTTCAAATGCCGGAATTTCAGAGTTTTACACCGTCATTGCTCAAGGCGATGCATCCCTTGGCTCTAAAGGAATCACTGCGTTCGTAGTTGAAAAATCTGATCCAGGTGTCTCATTCGGTGCACCAGAAAAGAAAATGGGCTTTAGAGGATCACCAACCCGTGAAGTTTATTTCGACAACGTCAAGCTTGCAGATGATCGCCGCATCAGCGAAATTGGTGAAGGATTTGCACTAGCAATGAACACACTTGATCACACACGCATCACTATCGCTGCTCAAGCTCTAGGCCTTGCCCAAGGCGCACTTGATGTTGCGACCAAGTATTCACATGAGCGCAAGCAGTTTGGTAAAGAGATTTTCGACTTCCAAGGCGTTCAATTCATGTTGGCAGATATGGCGATGAATATTGAAGCTGCACGTCAGTTAACTTATGTTGCTGCATCAAAGAGTGAGAGCAATGAAAAAGACCTACGTTTCTTCTCAGCGGCAAGTAAGTGTTTTGCTAGTGATGTGGCAATGAAGGTAACAACTGATGCGGTCCAGATTTTGGGCGGCTATGGCTATGTGTCAGATTATCCAGTTGAGCGAATGATGCGAGATGCCAAACTCACCCAGATTTATGAGGGAACTAATCAAATTCAGCGAATAGTTATGGCGCGCAATTTACCTAACGCTTAA
- a CDS encoding cytochrome c oxidase assembly protein, whose translation MIALSTIFKYLSLIGSFAVVGSLLAMGFLLLDSHGKLSTSAKKLRTMLWISGLTWTIGSIGVILFTLATILDQPLSFALDSTVLRSFLTQITLGQYLLFQTLVALVITFAAIRVNKILTVIALLILTFIGLVAPVFQSHSASSGSHGLAIGSLVIHVVALSLWVGGVITLAILEPEDRPVAVPRFSQLALWAAIAVVLSGTANAWARLNFKEAWNSAYAWVVIGKVVLTITLIIIGYLHRKNLALRSSINWKGFARLIFAESLIMVATVAMGAWLSSSQAPSRPEPAKFDPALAIAGISTPAEPTWGRILFSYEPDALMIGILVTAVALYIKGVVVLTKRGDKWPVGRTISFALGISAIDFATSGGLGLYANFAFSYHMVAHMILGMIAPIGIVLGAPITLALRTLPQGRNSEERGVRGSLLAALHSKLAVFYTNPIVALAIFDGSLFALYFTDLFGSMMQSHVGHLFMNIHFLLAGILFFHVIIGIDPNPRRVPHLVRIVILFAAMSIHAFFSVALMSTTTLIDGGHFGSLQSPWLTDLLADQRMGGSIGWAMGEVPILLALVATFVSWVRDDSREAIRIDKNAARSAAMGQPDELAAYNKYLHDLAQRDRNEP comes from the coding sequence ATGATTGCTTTAAGCACAATTTTTAAATATCTATCCCTTATTGGCAGTTTTGCAGTAGTTGGATCATTATTGGCGATGGGCTTCCTGCTTCTTGATTCCCATGGAAAACTTTCAACTTCAGCTAAAAAGCTTCGCACAATGCTCTGGATTTCAGGCCTCACTTGGACCATAGGAAGTATCGGAGTAATTCTCTTTACGTTAGCAACGATTCTCGACCAACCATTATCATTTGCTTTAGATTCAACAGTTCTGCGCTCTTTCCTCACACAAATTACTTTAGGCCAGTACTTACTATTTCAAACACTTGTTGCCCTAGTTATCACCTTTGCAGCAATTCGAGTGAACAAAATCCTCACAGTTATCGCCCTACTCATCCTTACCTTCATTGGATTAGTCGCACCTGTATTTCAAAGCCACTCAGCATCAAGTGGTTCACATGGGCTAGCTATTGGTTCCTTGGTAATTCACGTAGTTGCGCTATCTCTTTGGGTAGGCGGAGTAATAACGTTGGCGATTTTGGAACCAGAGGATAGGCCAGTAGCAGTTCCACGCTTTAGCCAATTAGCTTTATGGGCCGCCATTGCTGTTGTATTAAGTGGAACTGCAAATGCTTGGGCCCGCTTGAATTTCAAAGAGGCCTGGAACAGTGCATATGCATGGGTAGTAATTGGCAAAGTAGTTCTAACGATTACCTTAATTATTATTGGATATTTACATCGTAAGAATTTGGCTTTGCGCAGCTCTATTAATTGGAAAGGCTTTGCGCGCTTAATCTTTGCAGAGAGCTTGATAATGGTTGCAACCGTTGCAATGGGTGCATGGTTATCTTCAAGTCAGGCACCATCAAGACCAGAGCCAGCCAAGTTTGATCCAGCATTAGCCATTGCAGGAATTTCTACTCCTGCTGAACCCACATGGGGTCGAATTTTGTTTAGTTATGAACCAGATGCATTAATGATTGGAATCTTGGTAACAGCCGTTGCACTCTATATAAAGGGTGTCGTTGTTCTTACAAAGCGCGGTGACAAGTGGCCTGTGGGCCGCACAATCTCATTTGCCCTTGGAATATCAGCAATAGATTTTGCAACAAGTGGTGGCCTTGGTTTGTATGCAAACTTTGCTTTTTCATATCACATGGTTGCTCACATGATTTTAGGAATGATTGCACCGATTGGAATTGTGCTTGGAGCGCCAATCACATTAGCGCTTCGCACTTTGCCACAGGGTAGAAATAGTGAAGAGCGCGGTGTGAGAGGTTCTCTGCTTGCCGCACTTCATTCGAAGTTAGCTGTGTTCTATACCAACCCAATTGTTGCTTTGGCTATCTTTGATGGCTCACTCTTTGCTCTCTACTTCACAGATTTATTTGGCTCGATGATGCAATCGCACGTGGGCCACCTCTTTATGAACATTCACTTCCTACTCGCTGGAATTCTTTTCTTCCATGTAATTATTGGAATCGATCCAAACCCTCGAAGAGTTCCACATTTAGTTCGCATCGTAATTCTCTTTGCGGCAATGAGTATTCATGCCTTCTTCTCAGTGGCATTGATGTCGACTACAACACTCATTGATGGTGGCCACTTCGGGTCTCTTCAATCACCATGGCTCACTGATCTACTTGCCGATCAGCGCATGGGTGGATCAATAGGTTGGGCGATGGGTGAGGTTCCGATACTTCTCGCTCTGGTTGCCACTTTTGTAAGCTGGGTTAGGGATGATTCACGCGAAGCAATCCGAATTGATAAAAATGCCGCACGATCTGCAGCAATGGGTCAGCCAGATGAGTTAGCCGCCTATAACAAGTATTTGCATGATTTAGCCCAACGCGATAGAAATGAACCCTAA
- a CDS encoding copper resistance CopC family protein, whose protein sequence is MKITRVRQFLAAFTLISVLGMMPASANSLITTSPISGSTVTTAPMSVTLTTQKALLPDANEIVVTDPAGVRVDDGTLTLTDVSATIGLKPLVDSGIYRVSYTLYSEGEVPLEGSFTFNFSAPTVITPNEPSPTPTESQTPASSSWGTNIFIIFLLIMAFFVLIALALYARKLFRER, encoded by the coding sequence GTGAAAATCACTCGAGTCCGCCAATTCTTGGCCGCTTTTACCCTTATTAGCGTTCTTGGCATGATGCCAGCGAGTGCAAACTCACTTATTACTACTTCACCAATAAGTGGTTCAACAGTGACCACAGCTCCTATGTCTGTAACTCTGACAACTCAGAAGGCATTACTTCCTGATGCAAATGAAATAGTGGTTACAGATCCAGCCGGTGTGCGAGTTGATGATGGAACTTTAACTCTTACTGATGTTTCAGCAACTATTGGGTTGAAACCTCTTGTTGATTCTGGAATTTATAGAGTTTCATACACACTGTATTCAGAAGGTGAAGTTCCGTTAGAAGGATCATTCACATTTAATTTCTCTGCACCAACTGTGATCACACCTAACGAACCATCACCCACTCCAACAGAATCGCAAACACCTGCAAGTAGTAGTTGGGGCACAAACATATTTATCATTTTTCTTTTGATTATGGCGTTTTTTGTCTTGATTGCACTCGCGCTCTATGCGCGAAAACTCTTTAGGGAACGATGA
- a CDS encoding FmdB family zinc ribbon protein, translating into MPTYQYACNACEHEFEAFQSFSDASLTQCPECKGEIRKVYSAVGVVFKGSGFYKTDSAKKTTASEPAKSTPAAAPTPAAKAD; encoded by the coding sequence GTGCCTACTTACCAATACGCATGTAACGCTTGCGAACATGAATTTGAAGCCTTCCAGTCCTTTAGCGATGCCTCACTCACCCAATGCCCAGAGTGCAAGGGAGAAATCCGTAAGGTCTATAGCGCCGTGGGTGTTGTATTCAAAGGCTCCGGATTTTATAAAACTGATTCTGCAAAAAAGACAACAGCAAGTGAACCCGCTAAATCAACTCCTGCAGCTGCGCCAACTCCGGCAGCTAAGGCTGATTAG
- a CDS encoding MMPL family transporter produces MFEKLGKFIVKRSKLVLLSFIITTIIAGAVGSLSFGRLDSGGYSDLNSDSAKAAKYVVDVFGAEEPVVVMVVDSASSTIDDPAVASTAIEIEKKIQNHEGVSKTFSYWSTGGSPTMKSKDGKAGFILVYSDIDAFDWDALSAVGASLQEEFDGKYKNVQIYASGAGVITYAINHKIEKDLILAESIAIPLTFLLLVFVFGALVASATPLFVGVTAILGSFFIIYLLTLFTNVSVFALNLITGLGLGLGIDYALLMVNRFREELHNGHSVEESVVTTVATAGKTVFYSGLTVFVTMASLLFFPLEFLKSFGYAGVSVITFAVIGAVIALPALLAVLGEKVDKGVIRKSAITPKEDGRWAHTARNVMQRPVPVVIACLVVLGIMAAPVTNISFAQVDSRVLPASNPAAIAAEVVDTRFDGLIGSPIEVVVPNGVGRESEITAFLDKVKGIEGIVRVGEIEVYKQDIRVQVISSVPSRSTDSMKVIHDIRDLEHPAGTLIGGAAADFTDSQDGIARTLPLALGWIALTVLILIFIFTGSIILPIKAVILNALSLVATLGAITWIFIDGHLKWLVGDFTVTGTLDTGSVILVAVVVFGLSMDYELFLLSRIREEHLSGKSNVESVAVGLQRSARIITAAALLLAVVFASFMTSGVTSIKMLGFGVALAVILDATLVRALLVPALMRLFGERNWWAPKWMQKFTLKH; encoded by the coding sequence GTGTTTGAGAAGCTTGGAAAGTTCATCGTTAAGCGCAGCAAGCTAGTCCTTTTGTCCTTCATTATTACAACAATCATCGCTGGCGCAGTCGGCTCCTTATCCTTTGGACGCTTAGATTCAGGTGGTTACTCAGACCTCAATAGCGATTCAGCTAAGGCTGCTAAGTATGTTGTTGATGTATTTGGTGCAGAAGAGCCAGTTGTAGTGATGGTTGTGGACTCTGCAAGTTCAACAATCGATGATCCAGCTGTTGCAAGCACAGCAATTGAAATTGAAAAGAAGATTCAAAACCATGAGGGAGTCTCAAAAACTTTCTCCTACTGGTCGACTGGTGGATCACCAACCATGAAATCTAAAGATGGAAAAGCAGGCTTCATCTTGGTGTATTCCGACATTGATGCCTTTGATTGGGATGCCCTCAGTGCCGTAGGCGCATCACTACAGGAAGAGTTTGATGGCAAGTACAAGAATGTTCAGATCTACGCATCTGGTGCAGGCGTTATTACTTATGCAATCAACCACAAGATTGAAAAGGATTTGATTCTCGCTGAATCAATTGCGATTCCACTTACATTCCTCCTTCTTGTATTTGTCTTCGGTGCCCTCGTAGCATCTGCAACACCTTTATTTGTCGGTGTGACTGCCATCCTTGGATCTTTCTTTATCATTTACCTACTAACGCTATTTACTAACGTCAGCGTCTTTGCTCTCAATCTCATCACTGGCCTTGGATTAGGCCTTGGTATCGATTACGCACTTCTCATGGTCAATCGATTCCGAGAAGAACTCCATAACGGCCACAGTGTTGAAGAATCTGTAGTCACAACTGTCGCTACAGCCGGTAAGACTGTTTTCTATTCAGGCCTCACTGTTTTTGTAACGATGGCCTCACTGCTCTTCTTCCCACTTGAGTTCTTGAAATCATTTGGGTACGCAGGCGTTTCGGTCATTACATTTGCAGTGATCGGCGCAGTAATTGCTCTGCCAGCACTTCTTGCCGTGCTTGGTGAAAAGGTTGATAAGGGAGTTATACGTAAGAGTGCAATTACTCCTAAAGAAGATGGTCGCTGGGCTCACACTGCACGCAACGTTATGCAGCGTCCCGTTCCAGTTGTAATTGCTTGCTTAGTTGTCTTAGGAATTATGGCAGCTCCTGTTACTAATATTTCGTTTGCTCAAGTTGATTCAAGAGTTCTACCTGCATCAAATCCAGCTGCTATTGCAGCTGAAGTAGTTGATACCCGCTTTGACGGATTGATTGGAAGTCCGATTGAAGTTGTAGTACCAAATGGTGTTGGGCGTGAAAGTGAAATTACTGCTTTCTTGGACAAGGTTAAAGGTATTGAGGGCATCGTCCGTGTTGGTGAGATTGAGGTTTATAAGCAAGACATTCGAGTTCAAGTAATTTCTTCTGTGCCATCGCGAAGCACTGATTCAATGAAGGTAATTCATGACATTAGAGATCTTGAACACCCTGCTGGCACACTCATTGGTGGAGCTGCAGCTGACTTCACAGACTCTCAAGATGGAATCGCTAGAACATTGCCTTTGGCTTTGGGATGGATTGCACTGACTGTGTTAATTCTTATCTTCATCTTTACCGGTTCAATCATCTTGCCGATTAAGGCTGTGATTTTAAATGCGCTTTCATTAGTTGCGACCCTGGGTGCAATTACCTGGATATTCATTGATGGACACTTAAAGTGGTTGGTAGGTGATTTCACCGTAACCGGCACTTTGGATACAGGATCAGTGATTCTGGTAGCAGTAGTTGTGTTCGGACTATCAATGGACTACGAACTATTCCTGCTCTCACGAATTCGTGAAGAACATTTAAGCGGTAAGAGCAATGTTGAATCTGTTGCAGTTGGTCTACAGAGATCTGCTCGAATCATTACTGCTGCTGCACTCTTATTAGCCGTTGTTTTTGCTTCCTTTATGACAAGCGGCGTTACATCTATCAAGATGTTGGGCTTTGGAGTTGCACTTGCAGTTATTTTGGATGCAACATTGGTGCGCGCTCTTCTTGTTCCAGCACTTATGCGTTTATTTGGTGAACGTAACTGGTGGGCACCTAAGTGGATGCAGAAATTTACTCTTAAGCATTAA
- a CDS encoding saccharopine dehydrogenase family protein, with amino-acid sequence MKALVIGAGGVGRAIVNIASRKSFITSMVIADRTLSRAEEAVVRVKDSRFSAAEVNAAELEDIRALIRKVKPDVVVNAVDPRFVMPIFLACEIESTNYIDMAMSLSRPHPHYPNSETGVKLGDEQFARDWNWKERDIYALVGMGIEPGMSDVFARYAADHLFSVIDSITIFDGSNLTVEGYEFAPSFSIWTTIEECLNPPLVWEDGRGWFTTEPFSEIETFDFPEGIGPVECVNVEHEEVVLIPQKVDAKKVNFKYGLGAQFITTLKTIHMLGMDRKENVDVQGISVSPRDLLAASLPDPATLGSRMKGKTCAGALVKGLNKEGKPYACYMYNVIDNEWSMAEYGDQAVVWQTAVNPVIAMELIHKGIWKPEGVAGPEWFDAKPFLDSLESYGTTWKIREENI; translated from the coding sequence ATGAAGGCGCTAGTTATAGGCGCGGGCGGAGTTGGCAGAGCTATTGTCAATATCGCTTCTCGCAAGTCATTTATTACATCCATGGTTATTGCAGATCGCACGCTCTCTCGTGCTGAAGAAGCAGTGGTGCGCGTAAAGGACTCCAGATTTTCAGCAGCCGAAGTTAACGCTGCCGAACTTGAAGATATCCGAGCTCTCATTCGTAAAGTGAAACCAGATGTTGTAGTCAACGCTGTTGATCCACGTTTTGTGATGCCAATTTTTCTAGCCTGTGAAATTGAAAGTACTAACTACATTGATATGGCGATGTCTTTATCCCGACCACATCCTCACTATCCAAACTCAGAAACTGGCGTAAAGCTGGGAGATGAACAGTTTGCCCGTGATTGGAACTGGAAAGAGCGCGATATCTACGCACTAGTTGGGATGGGTATAGAGCCTGGAATGAGTGATGTCTTTGCACGTTATGCCGCAGATCATCTTTTCTCCGTAATTGATTCGATAACAATTTTCGATGGCTCTAACTTAACTGTTGAAGGTTATGAATTTGCGCCTTCATTTTCAATCTGGACAACAATCGAAGAATGCTTAAATCCCCCGTTGGTTTGGGAAGATGGCCGTGGTTGGTTTACAACAGAGCCATTTAGTGAAATAGAAACTTTTGATTTCCCTGAGGGAATTGGTCCTGTCGAGTGCGTAAACGTTGAACACGAAGAAGTTGTCTTAATCCCCCAAAAAGTTGATGCCAAGAAAGTTAACTTTAAATACGGCCTTGGTGCCCAGTTCATTACAACCTTAAAAACCATTCATATGCTCGGTATGGATCGCAAAGAAAATGTTGACGTCCAGGGAATCTCAGTCTCTCCTCGCGACCTACTCGCTGCTTCTTTGCCAGATCCTGCAACGTTGGGTTCCCGCATGAAGGGCAAAACTTGTGCAGGTGCATTAGTAAAGGGCCTAAACAAAGAGGGAAAGCCTTACGCTTGTTATATGTATAACGTCATTGATAACGAGTGGTCTATGGCCGAATACGGAGATCAAGCAGTTGTATGGCAAACAGCGGTAAATCCAGTAATTGCAATGGAGTTAATCCATAAAGGGATCTGGAAACCTGAAGGAGTTGCAGGCCCTGAATGGTTTGATGCAAAGCCATTTTTAGATTCACTTGAATCCTATGGAACTACATGGAAAATCCGTGAAGAAAACATTTGA
- a CDS encoding GMC family oxidoreductase produces the protein MELHGKSVKKTFDVVVIGSGFGGSVSALRLKEKGYSVAVLEAGKRFRDKDFPKTSWRISKFLFAPKLGLYGIQRIHVLPDVLVLAGAGVGGGSLVYANTLYQPGDKYFTDKQWASITNWKEELEPWYDQARRMLGVIENPYFSNSDKAMKEAAEAMGVGHTFKMAPLGIYFGDGKGVASKDPFFGGVGPDRNGCMQCGACMSGCRFNAKNTLPKNYLGLAEKAGAQVFPMTTATKIEKLANGEWKISTRKTDDWLGEKGTVFFAKDVILAAGTFNTQKLLHKMKDDQVLPAISDRLGDLSRTNSEALTGALMQNTDIDYSDGSAITSSFFPDENTHIEPVRYGKGSNLMGLLQTIMTDGHSSQDRRKQWWRQFVANPKLLFKILNVRRWSERTVIALTMQNVDSSVSVRGKKSIFGWHLTSTNDPEHPNATYIPAANEAVRHIAQKQGGIAGGHVGDLIDAPFTAHFVGGCVIGSDQSEGVIDPYHRVWNYPTLHIVDGSTITANLGVNPSLTITAQAERALSFWPNKGDVDSRPAQDQPYKRLNAVAPRAPFVPAGALGELRVN, from the coding sequence ATGGAACTACATGGAAAATCCGTGAAGAAAACATTTGATGTTGTTGTAATTGGATCCGGCTTTGGTGGATCCGTATCTGCACTACGCCTTAAAGAAAAGGGTTATAGCGTTGCCGTGCTTGAGGCAGGAAAGCGTTTTCGCGATAAAGATTTCCCAAAAACTTCATGGCGAATAAGCAAATTCCTGTTTGCTCCAAAGCTTGGGCTCTACGGAATTCAGCGCATCCATGTATTGCCTGATGTTCTAGTTTTAGCTGGCGCAGGTGTCGGTGGTGGATCTTTGGTTTATGCCAACACTTTGTATCAACCCGGAGATAAATACTTCACTGACAAACAGTGGGCATCAATTACTAACTGGAAAGAAGAGTTAGAGCCTTGGTATGACCAAGCTCGTCGGATGTTGGGCGTAATAGAGAACCCATATTTTTCTAATAGCGATAAAGCTATGAAAGAAGCTGCTGAAGCAATGGGTGTGGGTCACACATTCAAGATGGCTCCACTTGGAATCTATTTTGGTGATGGCAAAGGTGTTGCAAGTAAAGATCCATTCTTTGGTGGTGTTGGCCCTGATCGCAACGGATGTATGCAATGCGGTGCTTGCATGAGTGGATGCAGATTCAACGCAAAAAACACATTACCTAAAAACTACTTAGGGCTAGCTGAAAAAGCTGGAGCTCAAGTTTTTCCAATGACGACTGCCACAAAGATTGAGAAGTTGGCTAACGGTGAGTGGAAGATTTCAACCCGAAAAACTGATGACTGGTTGGGTGAGAAGGGCACAGTATTTTTCGCTAAAGATGTAATTCTCGCCGCTGGAACATTCAACACACAAAAACTGCTCCATAAGATGAAAGATGACCAGGTACTGCCAGCGATCTCTGATCGTTTAGGTGATTTGTCTAGAACTAATAGCGAAGCTCTTACAGGTGCGCTGATGCAAAATACTGATATTGATTACAGCGATGGCAGCGCTATCACTTCTTCCTTCTTCCCTGATGAAAACACCCACATTGAACCTGTTCGCTACGGCAAAGGTTCTAATTTAATGGGCTTGCTACAAACCATCATGACCGATGGTCATTCATCACAAGATCGACGAAAGCAGTGGTGGAGGCAGTTTGTAGCTAATCCAAAACTTCTCTTTAAGATTTTGAATGTGCGACGTTGGAGTGAGCGAACAGTTATTGCACTAACGATGCAAAATGTTGACTCATCGGTCTCTGTTCGAGGAAAGAAATCAATCTTTGGGTGGCATTTAACTTCAACCAATGATCCTGAGCACCCAAACGCCACATATATTCCAGCAGCTAACGAGGCCGTTAGACACATTGCACAAAAGCAGGGCGGAATAGCAGGCGGACACGTTGGCGATCTCATAGATGCCCCATTTACCGCCCACTTTGTTGGTGGTTGCGTCATTGGCAGTGATCAGAGTGAGGGAGTAATTGATCCTTACCACCGTGTTTGGAACTACCCAACACTTCACATTGTTGATGGTTCAACAATTACTGCAAATTTAGGTGTGAATCCATCGTTAACAATTACTGCTCAAGCAGAACGTGCTTTATCGTTCTGGCCAAATAAAGGTGATGTAGATTCAAGACCTGCACAAGATCAGCCATACAAGAGATTAAATGCAGTTGCACCACGCGCACCATTTGTTCCAGCAGGGGCACTGGGCGAACTACGAGTTAACTAG
- a CDS encoding SDR family NAD(P)-dependent oxidoreductase: MQSWALVTGATVGIGESFTRLLAKNGYNIVLVARDLPRLQERAKGLESTFGVATKVIQADLATDAGCKLIEDFITNNQIDVLINNAGFGLNKAFTMSQLDAEQQMLDVLVRTPMRLMHVALPGMKERNKGVIINVSSVAGWIAGGTYSASKSYLTVLSESLHTELAATNVKVSALCPGFTRTEFHQRGGMSMKGLPAFMWLNSDKLVATAWKEAIAGKAVSVPGWQYQLLSFVVHSAPRALVRKIGMNVRIKQRQK; the protein is encoded by the coding sequence ATGCAATCGTGGGCTTTAGTAACTGGTGCAACCGTTGGAATTGGTGAGAGCTTCACACGATTACTTGCAAAAAATGGTTACAACATAGTTTTGGTTGCCCGCGATTTACCAAGACTTCAAGAGCGAGCAAAGGGCCTTGAATCAACCTTTGGGGTAGCAACAAAAGTGATTCAGGCAGATCTAGCAACTGATGCAGGCTGTAAATTAATTGAAGATTTCATTACAAATAATCAAATAGACGTCCTCATCAATAATGCCGGCTTTGGACTCAACAAAGCTTTTACGATGAGTCAATTAGATGCTGAGCAGCAAATGCTTGATGTTCTTGTGCGAACCCCTATGCGCCTGATGCATGTTGCACTTCCTGGAATGAAAGAGCGCAACAAAGGTGTCATTATCAACGTCTCATCAGTTGCCGGATGGATTGCAGGTGGAACATATAGTGCTTCAAAGTCTTATCTAACAGTTCTCTCTGAATCACTTCACACTGAGCTTGCAGCAACGAATGTGAAAGTCAGCGCGCTCTGCCCTGGCTTTACGAGAACTGAGTTTCACCAGCGCGGAGGCATGTCGATGAAAGGTCTACCCGCCTTCATGTGGCTCAACTCTGACAAGCTTGTTGCAACCGCTTGGAAGGAAGCGATCGCTGGTAAAGCAGTTAGCGTCCCGGGTTGGCAATACCAACTCCTGAGCTTTGTGGTGCACAGCGCCCCTCGTGCTTTGGTGCGAAAGATTGGCATGAACGTTCGCATCAAACAGCGCCAAAAGTAA